The following coding sequences are from one Gadus morhua chromosome 10, gadMor3.0, whole genome shotgun sequence window:
- the tmtops3a gene encoding teleost multiple tissue opsin 3a, whose protein sequence is MVVDVGQGWNLSHIDSTHSNLSAHNVQDTLLQYPAGLSRTGHTLVAVCLGFIFVLGILNNFLVLVVFAKFQCLWTPINLILLNISVSDILVCLFGTPFSFAASIHGRWMIGDPGCRWYGFANSLFGIVSLVSLSVLSYERYSHVLRCAQADVSDFRKAWLCVGASWVYSLLWTLPPLLGWSSYGPEGVGTSCSVQWHVRSASSVSYVLCLFVFCLLLPLLLMVYCYGRILLAIRGVGKVNLLAAQRREQRVLLMVLSMVAAYLLCWMPYGVVALVGAFGPGGAVTPLAGTLPAVLAKLSTVVNPVIYVFFNSQFNACFVAFIKCSPPPRAFTTHQGSRPQHRTSGSRHSHNSPVFRSALPTSPLPYSCRSPEFTSYCVAPKEGELMHDLAVHYNH, encoded by the exons ATGGTTGTGGACGTGGGCCAAGGCTGGAATTTGAGCCACATTGATAGCACTCACTCCAATCTGAGCGCCCATAATGTTCAGGATACTTTGTTACAGTACCCGGCCGGACTGAGTCGCACTGGACACACGTTAGTCGCAGTGTGTCTCGGGTTTATTTTTGTTCTCGGCATCCTCAACAATTTTCTCGTTCTCGTTGTATTTGCAAAGTTTCAGTGTCTCTGGACGCCGATCAACTTGATCCTGTTGAACATCAGCGTCAGCGACATCCTGGTGTGCCTTTTTGGGACTCCCTTTAGTTTTGCCGCCAGCATCCATGGAAGGTGGATGATCGGAGACCCGGGGTGCAGGTGGTACGGGTTCGCCAACTCCCTCTTCG GCATCGTGTCCCTGGTGTCCCTGTCCGTGCTGTCCTACGAGCGCTACAGCCACGTGCTGCGCTGCGCCCAGGCCGACGTGTCCGACTTCAGGAAGGCCTGGCTGTGCGTGGGCGCCTCCTGGGTCTACTCCCTGCTCTGGACCCTGCCTCCCCTCCTGGGCTGGAGCAGCTACGGCCCCGAGGGCGTTGGCACCTCCTGCTCCGTCCAGTGGCATGTGCGCTCGGCCTCCAGCGTCTCCTACGTGCTGTGTCTGTTCGTCTTctgcctgctgctgcccctgctgCTCATGGTCTACTGCTACGGACGCATCCTCCTCGCCATCAGAGGG GTGGGGAAGGTCAACCTGCTGGCGGCCCAGCGGCGGGAGCAGCGCGTCCTGCTGATGGTGCTGTCCATGGTGGCCGCCTACCTGCTGTGCTGGATGCCCTACGGCGTGGTGGCCCTGGTGGGCGCCTTCGGCCCCGGCGGCGCCGTCACCCCCCTGGCCGGCACCCTGCCCGCCGTGCTGGCCAAGCTCAGCACCGTGGTCAACCCCGTGATCTACGTCTTCTTCAACAGCCAG TTTAACGCGTGCTTCGTAGCCTTCATAAAGTGTAGCCCCCCACCCCGCGCCTTCACCACCCATCAGGGCAGCAGACCCCAACACCGCACATCAGGCTCCCGGCACTCCCACAATTCACCTGTCTTCCGGAGCGCCTTGCCCACCTCCCCGCTACCTTACTCCTGCCGGAGCCCCGAGTTCACCTCCTACTGCGTCGCCCCGAAGGAGGGGGAGCTCATGCATGATCTCGCTGTCCACTACAATCATTGA
- the cd40lg gene encoding CD40 ligand, with translation MTPHWRATESLSSTTMINTYQTSAFPPQPPPRHTSLPAEHLAPRRGPTRAVVRVLGLVVVLHLLLSCGGFYYLYTGRMISPLESAKPNEEGKISAQTSERRSEKASPKVMAGMTVKRPPSDIRSTPSRSGGGQYLQWNMDHSILKNVGYYWASWLKVQQPGDYYVYARVSFSGGGTEGMPLVSMVKRKHNDTGKPHDVMKAYCSLGNHNTGPCTASQGQVLSLQMGNLLSVWVENHTWVDYERGATTFGMFKL, from the exons ATGACACCTCACTGGCGGGCCACAGAGTCCCTCTCCAGCACCACCATGATAAACACCTACCAGACAAGCGCGTTTCCACCCCAGCCACCGCCGCGGCACACCAGCCTGCCAGCCGAACACCTGGCCCCCAGACGGGGCCCCACCAGGGCTGTGGTCCGGGTGTTAGGGCTGGTCGTGGTGCTCCACCTGCTCCTGTCTTGTGGAGGATTCTACTATTTGTACACTGGCAGAATG ATCTCTCCACTTGAGTCTGCGAAACCCAATGAGGAGGGCAAAA TTTCCGCTCAAACTTCCGAGCGACGCTCAGAGAAAGCGTCCCCCAAGGTCATGGCGGGCATGACAGTCAAGAGACCACCGAGCGATATTAGGAGCACACCTTCgcgaagtggtggtg GGCAATACCTGCAGTGGAACATGGATCACTCCATTCTGAAGAACGTAGGCTACTACTGGGCCAGCTGGCTGAAGGTGCAGCAGCCCGGAGACTACTACGTCTACGCCCGGGTCAGCTTCTCCGGGGGAGGCACGGAGGGCATGCCCCTGGTCAGCATGGTCAAACGGAAGCACAACGACACGGGCAAGCCCCATGACGTGATGAAGGCATATTGCAGCTTGGGGAACCACAACACGGGCCCGTGCACGGCCTCGCAGGGGCAGGTACTGAGCCTGCAGATGGGGAACCTGCTGAGCGTGTGGGTGGAGAACCACACATGGGTAGACTACGAGAGAGGAGCCACCACGTTTGGAATGTTTAAGCTGTAG